GTCGAGAGCTGATCAGGCGAACCCGATCTCCTCGCGCGGTTCGACCTCCCCGAACAGCCAGTCCGCGTGGTCCAGCGCGTACTCGTGGTGGGCCTCGTCGATGTAGCCGATGGCGTCCTCGATCAGCACCGGCCGGTAGTCGCGCAGGCCGGCGCTACCCGCGGTGTGGAGGACGCAGACGTTCGCGAGCGTCCCGCAGAAGAGCAGGTCGTCGATCCCGTGCGCGGAGAGCCAGCCGTCCAGTTCCGTCTCGTGGAAGGCGTCGTAGGTGTGTTTCTCGACGACGTGGTCCTCGGGGCGGACGTCCAGTTCCGCGACGAGTTCGGCCTCCCAGGACCCCTCCACGACGTGTTCCCCCCAGCGCTCGAACTCGTCGTAGTAGTGAGCGTCCTCGAACTGCTCGGGCGGGTGCACGTCCCGGGTGTAGACGATCCGGACGCCGGCCTCACGGGCGCGCTCGACCAGTTCCGTGACGGGTTCGACGACCGCTTCGCTCTCGGGCGCGTACAGGCTCCCGTCGGGATGGCAGAAGCCGTTCTGTACGTCCACCACCACCAGCGCCGTCGCGTCGGCGTCGAATGGCATGGCCGTGGCTACGGCGGGATTCGGAAAAACCGTTTCCCGAGCGACCGGTGCGCACCACTTTTGACGCCCCGGCCCCAGCCTCAGGGCATGCGAGCCGTCCACGGACTGATACTCGTCGCTCTCGTCGTGCTGGCGGGCTGTAGCGGGCTCCCGGGATCCGGCACCGACGCGCCGGGAACGACCATCGCCGAGACCGACGGCGCTGGGGATCGGACCACCGGTGACGACACGGACGGCAGTCCTGACCGATCGACGAACGCACTGGCCGACCCTGGCACGGACAGGATCGGCTGGGAAGACGGGTACTGGGCCAACGAGTCGCTGTCGGTGACGAACGCCGACGGGCTGAACGAGAGCGAACGGGCGGCCGTCGTCGCGCGGTCGATGGCCCGCGTCGAGGTCATCCGGGACCAGGAGTTCGAGTCGTCGGTTCCCGTCGAGATCATCTCCCGCGAGGAGTTCCTCGCCGAGAGCCGC
Above is a genomic segment from Halorientalis sp. LT38 containing:
- a CDS encoding cysteine hydrolase family protein yields the protein MPFDADATALVVVDVQNGFCHPDGSLYAPESEAVVEPVTELVERAREAGVRIVYTRDVHPPEQFEDAHYYDEFERWGEHVVEGSWEAELVAELDVRPEDHVVEKHTYDAFHETELDGWLSAHGIDDLLFCGTLANVCVLHTAGSAGLRDYRPVLIEDAIGYIDEAHHEYALDHADWLFGEVEPREEIGFA